One Perognathus longimembris pacificus isolate PPM17 chromosome 24, ASM2315922v1, whole genome shotgun sequence DNA segment encodes these proteins:
- the LOC125341329 gene encoding PRAME family member 12-like, translating to MAAPISSTKKHQDPTLPPATCHEEYTEQPAHYHLPVLLFPSFFMQVYARGHREVLKDIVKAWPFPSLPMGDREKSPDLETFKAILDGLYLLLAKKVWSSRCKLQVLDLRNEHPEIWMWGYPSIAQISYPAFLTDNLTVNCMTEEQTLIIAMALTIKNGTQNDLQAFLLQSVRERKGLVQLCSRKLQILSGSFSMIHSILFVVCLNSIQELVLNSFWHRVTMKNFAPYLHMMKNLHTVNFSKMSFNFYTSTSRNCPYPFQLGAHLGQLQHLQELHVHDVFFLYKQLRAICGSLRPLKALSLSSCPLKQADMRILSQCLCTRQFNHLWLRSLCMDRVSHELLSALLEHVAGTLCALALEDCDITDSQLSNIMPALSQCSQHRFFSFPGNFISMASLQNLLSHMVSLSHLRQGLYPGPLESYRHTGNIQPERFARVRAGLAQRL from the coding sequence ATGGCAGCTCCCATCTCATCTACTAAGAAGCACCAAGACCCCACTCTCCCTCCAGCGACTTGCCATGAAGAGTATACTGAGCAACCGGCCCATTACCATCTTCCAGTGCTTCTCTTCCCTTCATTCTTTATGCAGGTCTATGCTAGGGGCCATAGAGAGGTGCTGAAGGACATAGTgaaggcctggcccttcccctccctccccatgggGGACCGGGAAAAATCACCAGACCTGGAAACTTTCAAGGCTATCCTGGATGGGCTCTATCTGCTACTTGCCAAGAAGGTGTGGTCCAGTCGATGTAAATTGCAAGTGCTTGATCTCCGGAATGAGCACCCAGAGATCTGGATGTGGGGATACCCCTCCATAGCCCAAATCTCTTATCCAGCGTTCCTCACTGACAATTTAACAGTGAATTGCATGACTGAAGAACAGACCTTGATCATTGCCATGGCCCTGACTATCAAAAATGGCACCCAGAACgatctccaagccttcctgctccaatcggtgagggagaggaaaggactcGTCCAACTGTGCTCAAGGAAGCTGCAGATTCTGTCAGGTTCCTTCTCTATGATCCATAGCATTCTGTTTGTGGTGTGCCTGAACTCCATCCAGGAATTGGTACTTAATAGTTTCTGGCATCGTGTAACCATGAAAAACTTTGCTCCTTATCTGCATATGATGAAGAATCTTCACACTGTCAACTTCTCCAAGATGAGTTTCAACTTCTATACATCCACCTCCAGGAATTGTCCCTATCCCTTCCAATTGGGGGCacatctggggcagctgcagcaTCTCCAGGAGCTCCATGTCCACGATGTCTTCTTCCTTTATAAACAACTGCGAGCCATTTGTGGGAGTCTGAGGCCTTTGAAGGCCTTGTCTCTGAGTTCCTGTCCCTTGAAGCAAGCAGACATGAGGATTCTGTCCCAGTGTCTCTGCACCAGGCAGTTTAATCACCTGTGGCTGAGGAGTTTGTGCATGGACCGCGTCAGTCATGAGCTCCTGAGTGCCCTACTGGAGCATGTAGCTGGCACCCTGTGTGCCCTGGCCCTAGAGGACTGTGACATCACTGATTCCCAGCTCTCCAACATCATGCCTGCCCTCAGCCAGTGCTCTCAACACAGATTTTTCAGTTTCCCTGGAAACTTCATCTCCATGGCCTCCCTGCAGAACCTCCTGAGCCACATGGTCAGTCTCAGCCATTTGAGACAAGGCCTTTATCCTGGCCCTCTGGAGAGCTACCGCCATACAGGGAACATCCAACCTGAAAGATTTGCCCGGGTTCGGGCTGGATTGGCACAGAGATTGTGA